GGCGAGTTGGGAACCTCCTTATCATTAAAGTCTCAAGTCACTGAGTAAAGGAGAATGGGGGGGAAGATTTCAATAAACAAGGGGAATTCTGTACAAGGAAAGAGGAAACGGAGAAGCTGTTGtcttctccctcctctgtgTTTGAAGGAGAGCATGAAATGCTGTCTGTCCTGTCACCCTGTGCTTTAAACCCTTCCGATCAGCACAGACAGGTTAAAAGCAGAGTTCCCATGGTGGTTACTGGAACTCAGCTTTCCAAACAACAGAGACCACATGGACTATCAGTTTTCAGCTCTCCTCAGCTACTGTGTCCTCTCAGGTAACATAAACCCCTTCACACAAGACAGGCAATAAGCCAAATCCATCTCCCACTGCCACAGACACCTACCCAAAAAGAGAAGCCAGCCTGGCCATCCTGAGCTTGGCAATTCCTGTAACGCAGCGTGGCGGTGCAGGACTccatggaggagctggggccATTCATCAGTGAAAACTGAGCAAGGCAAGACAGAAGAACACTTCCTCAGGTTCATATTTAGGAGATGGGGCCCTTTGAAAGCTTACATTTAGACTTGTAAAGTGCCTGTTTGGAAAGAGGTCCTGGTTTCCATCGGAGAAACCAACTCAGTGGCTCAGAAGTCACTCATGGATGCAGAGAAGGGACTTTAAACAGTGACATgtaaattaattctttattaaTTATGCCATAAGCCACCCGTTTGTCAGTCTTTCCCCTGAACTTTGACCAAGGCAAACAGGATTGCAGTGGCAGGCAGTGAGATAGAATGAGGTTTCCTCACAGGAGGCATTTTATACCTTTTGAAGTAATCAGATCAAAGTTTAATGGTCGGTGGAGTCATTGCCCATTCTAATAAAAGTTGCTGTATTTGAACGTCTGTCTGGATGAAAAGGGGTTTTAAGGGATAAAACAAAGACAGCAACAAGCTTCTCCTTCTCAATCCACtcatatttacagaaaatggaaagcagaaaaatatttcaatgatTGAGTCAGACAAGTAGCTTCCCCTCCATGAAAACTGACTGAACAGTAAAGAGCAAAGGAATTTATCAAGCTTGTAAAGGTGGTGGATAAAACAATAGAAGAGATAAAAATGCTTGTCATCTTGAGTAAACCCATACCCTCactgctctgaaagaaaagggCTTGTCACCTCTGCACAGATAAAACTGACTTGGCAAATACCTTCCCATGCACTATTTTACAATTACAGTAACATACACCCAGCATGTTTTTCATTCGTGATTGCACTGCTAATCTCAGCTTTCAGCTCACACACCTGCCAGGAGTTCTATTTAGACAGTGCCTCACCCCATACCTTTGCTTGATGAACACAGGAATGGGCCTTGCATTGAttgtcctgggctctgctccttcctccagTCTTTGGAAAACATCTAATAGCAAATGGGTCACCACAAACCCTATACAGCCCTAATGCCCAAGAGCATGTTTAAAGATTTTCTGCAAGGTCTACCAGTGCTTTAAATCCAAGCCTTTCCCTGCATCCACCTTGTGTGGAGCCAACTGCAGCAACAGTTCTTGCCTGTGCTTCCTCACAACCATCCAAGGCTCTGTGCTCCAAGTGCACTCATCCCTCTCGGGTCCATCTGGTCTGTGCCAGAGCCcaacatccacagcttctccaagTCCCACAGTAGGACATGCTGGAGCAGCATCAGCTTTTGCTGCCTCTTAATCTGCTTCCCACTTTGCATTTACTTGGACTTTTACAAGGAGAAAGGAATTCTTTCCCAACAACTTCGTCATCCTCCTCCATGGCCCACTGATGCACATGTCAACTGTGGACACAACCCACTGGGTTACTGAATCAGCTCACGAGTGCATCAGCACCAGAAAGAAGCTACTTGATCCCTAGAATGGTTATTTCTGATCCCTGGGAGAAAGCAGGAAGATACAGGATCAAGGGGAGAAAAGCCAGGCAAAACTCATCCTGTTACTACAAATTTCCCATCAGTTTAGGACTTGCTTTAAAACACCCcctgtttttccagctcttGCTTTGAAACCAGGATGTGTGCATCAAAGACAAGCAGGCATTTCACTGCTGCCCTTCCCACAAACTCTGAATGCCTGGCAggaccatttttggggtggCCACACTGCTGTCCCAGGCCCCCCAGGCAGCTCTACCTGCAGCACCTTGTGATTTCCCTACTCCAGGGGTTAAtctgctcctggctctccaGCTTAGCCACTGCTGCTGAAGTGCCTGTTCTGTACCCTCCTGAGCAAGGAAACCAGGTTGAGAGGGTTGTGCTGGTGGATAGGCCTTCAATATTCTAGGCACAAGAGAAAAAGGTGAGATCTGGCCCTATAAGcctccaagggctgcaggcCCTTGGACTGCACAGATGCCTTGGTCAGGCCTGTAACTTATCCATGCAAAAACCTGCTTTTCACTGCTGGAGAAAGTTGGTACAGACAGGGAaaacttcagctgctttttgacAGTCAGGCACATTCCCCTTCCCTTCTTACCAAGAACATAGCTGGGCAACAAAAGAACAAGGTGAAAGAGAACCTTGTTCcttcctgaggtttttttttccttcctgagttgtttttgtttttttttttcccttctctgctaTCACCTGAACATGCGGCCTGGCTGCGCCCCAGGGACAACAGCTGGGCAAACAGCTTGGCTGCTCGGAGTCCCAGCTTGTCCTGCCTTGCAGTGCCCTCTGTTGGCAGACACAACCAGTTCTTCCATCCGCAGGGAGCAGCACTTGCTCACCTGGACTATGCGGAGTTGCCTTCACCCACTGCCGGTGGGGACACAGCATTTGGATGTGAcacacctctcctttccccagctgcctccctgcccaccATTCCCTTCCCACGGAGTCCCAGGGGCCCACCAAAGCTGCAAGTGCTACCTCATTTCACAAACTCTGCACATACAGGTGCCAAGTGCAAGGCTTGGATCCCCACACACTTCAGGGTGCAGTTGGAGCAGGTATGGGAAAGCAGCTTCGATGGCTGTGCTGtagctgagctgctcctggcccaaGTGCTCACAcagggtggggaaggaagggaggacaGCAGCACGGAATCCGGCTGATGGGAGAAAACCATGGGCTGGGTTTACAGGATAGGTGAAGGGAGGTAGGAGTACCAGGATAACCAAGCAAaagcacagggcaggacagaggcAGGCAGCAAAAAATCCTTCCCTACAGTCAGCAACACCCATTTTCACTACTATGAGGGCTGATTTAGGTATTTTTGGGAAGAAGGTAACTCCAACCCTAAGGGGGGCTTAAAGGGCTGGTGTAGAGTGAGCTGCCAGGTTTGGAGTTCCTGCAGGCTTTGCAGCATAGAAGTTCTTCAGAGTAGCTGTTCCCAGAGCATGGGACCCCACACATTGCATGGATCCCACTTGGCACAGAGGACCAACACTTGCCCATGGCTTGTGTGAGCTCTTTGCCTGGCACAAATCTCACACAGGCAGGTTTGCTACACAAGACAAGCAAAACACAAGTGCTTTTGTAGCTTGGCAAGCAAAGCATTAGTTTGACTGCCATAGTTCTACTTCCAGGCTAGGTTCACAGGGACCTGGGGAGTAACTCATGTGTGTGAAGCATTTGCCCTGCTGGACAGggatcagagctgctggaattgATGAGAGTAATATAAAAGTGGTGAAACTGGTTATGAAAACCCATTATGAAACCCAAATCTTTCACTGCCATGACCAGGCTGGTACCAACAACCAAAACTGTTTTGTGCAGCAACAATTTCATGCCTGAGCTCTGAGAAAATACAAACAGTAATTGAAGTCTCTAGAGATGCTTTCATCACCAATTTatacaccccaaaaaacattttccacctgtttttatctcctttctctccccaaCTTCAGCACTTGGCCACTTTCATAATGGACAAGAGTGAGTCCATCACAACAGTGGATGATGCAATCCGGAAACTCATCCTGCTCAACTCCAAAGAGAAGATCTGGacacaggagatgctgctgcaagTGAATGACAAGTCCATCCGGCTGCTGGACTGTGAGACACAGGTACCCTGGAGCCCTGTGGGACTGACCCCAGACTGAAGTGTGGGGTGCACTGAGTGCCCTTTCAATTCTGCCTGGGAGAGGGCAAGTTCTAAGGAGCACAAACAAGGGTGAATCACTACCAAAATTCTCTCCTGGATTAGAGTCAGCCCTGCAGCATGGGAACAGGATGGTTTTAGCAATGACAAATTAAGGAAGATCAGCCCAGGGATCCCAGGAgttcctgcacagcaccattccCTCTCAGTTCAGTAGTTCCCCATTGCCTGACACCTTCCCCCTTCTcttgcaggaggagctggaggactTTCCCCTGCCAacagtgcagcactgccagacAGTGCTCAATCAGATGCGCTAttcctccatcctcctcctcgtGTGTCAGGATTCTGAGCAGCACAAACCTGACATCCACTTCTTCAACTGTGACGAGGTGGAGGTaagcagagccctcctgcttgctgtgaaacagaacaaaacacacTTCTTGCTGtctgccttttcccctttcctccaaTCCTTCCTAAAGCCAAGCCCTTAAAAACATCCCTGTTTTATCCTTAAGGCTGAGATGGTTCATGAGGACATAGAGAGTGCCCTGGCAGACCACAAGCACGGGAAGAAGATACGGCCGCAGACACTCAAGTAAGTGCTGTGGGATACAGCTGGGAGCAACAACAATAAACCTCTGTTTCCAGTGGTTTAGTCACACTCCAGTGTCTTGGAAAAGGGATCTGTGACCACTGCTGGGTTTGTTCTGTGTCATTTTCTTTGCAGGGCAAACCAGGAAAAGATCAAGCAGAGACAATCCATCCTCCCCCCACCTCAAGGACCGGCTCCCATCCCGATCCAGCATGACATGCGAGGCTCAGCGATGAACAGGAACAGAGTGGCACCTCCTTCCCAGCATGATCCAGGTACTGGGAGCACTCAGGAAGTCtgtcctgggaatgggagaCTAATTAACTCAGACAGCCAACTTTCCTGAAGTGCTCTGTGGTGAAAATAAGTATTGTACCCACTGGGCATCTTCTGCTCCACACATAAAAGCTCCCAGAAACTCCTTGTAACAACACCCTTATTTGGGGGATACAGAAAtgccaaaaaagcaaaaacccctCATAAGCCATCACATGAAATTTGAACCAGGCATTGGTGATCTTAAAATGTACAGACAAAATATTTGGTCAGAAAGGCAaattcctggctctgctgacTTCACAGGAGACAAGATTTCACCCTTGAAAATCAACTTGTTTTCATGAATTCTTGTAAAAGTCAAGAGTGGAAATGCAGATCTAAACTCACCCCTCTTATGTGCTCATCTAAAGTCTGATTCCAAAACCATCCTGACTTCAGCCCATTTGAGTTGGCTTGGAAAAACCTGGTATTTTCCTTTGGAGAAAGAAGTAACAGAAGTAAGTTCCTAGGAACAGAAACAAGCTCTTTCTCTTACAAAAGATCAAAGTGATGAACAAACTGTAAGCATTTTTTAGCCCTGTCTATCATAGCACCTTATCTTAGCATTCATTTCTAGTTTCAAGGAAAACATGTAATAGGATACTATGACACATCCAAAACACTCATTTGCTGGGATGGCTTCTGAAGCCAAGCaactgctctggctgctgaaTGGAGAACTTATTTCACGCCCAGTTCTGCATCATAAAAGGAACATCTCTGTCTCTCAGCTGGACCATGAATAAACATCTCTATTCTGATGAAAAGCAGCCACTCTTACCTGTGCCCTTCCAAGGGTCCTCACATCAGCCGTTCTGGGAATTCCTCTAGGCAAGATTTCTGGCTCTGAGtgcacagagcctggcaggggagCAGATGACAGGAGAAAGTCTTGAGTGATGCCTGTTTGCTGAGATTCCTTCTCCATGAAACaccttcctgcttttcctaCAAAACCTGTCCCGATGGGGCACCTCATCCCCACATTTACAGATGCTCTGGACTTGTCACGGTCCTTTGCCAAAACTGCCTCCTGAGTTCTCCCACTTGGCAgatcctgctgtgctggccctttccaagcccctgccctgagctgacACTGTTTGCTTTGCATGAGGGGCCAACCTAGTGATTGCTCCCACTGGAATATCCCCCCCACACTGGGCATGTGGCTTCTGGAAGCCAGGAGGTGCCTcggggttgggttttttgtaggATGATTGGGATTTAGCACCTGTTACAAACATTATTCCTGAGGTGCCCTCACAACCCAGAACAAACACCCAAGCTCGGAGCTACCATTCCATGGACCCCTGGCTTTTATGGAGCCTATTTCCAACCTCTGGTAgtaaatctgtttttctctccctggtTTGCAGACTATGACCGACGAAGCTCTGGCTCTCATGACCATGAGGAATCCCGTGCCATGTTAGCACAGAAGATTGAGAAGGAAACGGtgggtgacagggacactgcacagtccataggcaggagcagaggcagggagcaagggagagggagcagaggcagggagcagaCATTTAATGCATCATCTAGGCATTTTTCCAATTGATACCTGCTGTGCATAAAGATAAGGTGGCCAAAAGCAAGTCTCCATCACCTCATCAGTGACAATGACCTCCGAcctgaggcagctctgctgattcttcagctctgctcctccccatcccacttGGGGTATTTTCCAGCTGTCCATTAGGAGGGGTCACTTATCCCCTTGGTAAGGACAACACACAACCaggcccagcagctctgtgcttgcaAAGGGAAGCATTGAGCTGCATTTCATGCCTGGATTGCCCACTTGTGTGCATTCTcccaggaaatgcagcaggCCCTGGGATTCAGgctcccagctgtgcacagcccaggctcACTTTCACGTTGGTCCCTTGGGTTTCTGTCCTTACAGCAAATCCTGAACTGCACCCTGGATGACATTGAAGTGTTTGTTGCCCGGCTCCAGAAGGCTGCAGAGGCATTCCGGCAGCTCAAccaaaggaagaaagggaagaagaacaagaagaaaggGCCAGCAGGTGCAGTGCAGCAGCCACAACAAAtggggagcacaggggtgtCATGGATGAAGGTGGGGGGGacacctcagctcctggctgagcaAGGCTGGATCGATGCCATGGCAACAGCCACAGATCCAGGCACACAAGTTTGGGAGGTGCTGCTCTCTCtggcagagcacacagagcctcTGGTACACAGAGGGAGCTTGCCTTTCCCTGAACCCCTGATTTTCAGTAGTTCTGGTCTCAACACCCATTTCTGCTGTGCCTTTTGCATGGCAGGCAGATGGAAGCTTCCCAAAGGGGATGCTCTCACTGACATGTCCTTCTCTGCCCCCTTCTCCTGGCAGAGGGAATGCTGACCCTCCGAGCAAGACCCCCGAGCGAGGCCGAGTTCATCGACTGCTTCCAGAAAACCAAACTGGCTTTTAACCTCTTGGTAAGACACAGAGGAGTTTCCATcccaagcagggacagggcttTTCCCTGTGTATCCCAGCAGTGAGTGTTTAGAGtgaaatttaaatggaaaacacTGACAAGGGACAACAGTGTGAATTCCAGGTTCTTCAGAACTCAGGACAAACATTGTGTCAGGTTTGTGCAGGTTTTCTGGGACAACCTGTTAAACCAAAACTAGAAGCATCAAGTCCAggaagggacagagcagccagagggtTGCAGAAGCCAGATCTTTTCAGATCCAGGCCTGGGGAGTCTCTGCTTGACAGTAACTGAAGCCCCCCATTGCCCCAATATTCCTGACCCCTCTCTCCCCTGCCAGACCCTTTGTATTGTGAAGGGGATGGAAAGAAAGAGCATAAAGATGTTCCCATTGCTACCAGCTCTGCTCAGTGAAACACAAGAGACTAGGAAGCTAATAAGGCAGCAGGAATTCTATCAGTTGTGACCAAACTTGTCCAGCAAACACATCATCCAAGCTCCTTCCTGGGCAGTCATTAATAACGAAACCCCAGAGACAGGTTTTGCAGGACACCAagctccagcctttccttgaGAAGCAAATATGGATAATTTGTGCCTGCTCAGGATCAGAAGGAACAGTTTATCTCCTGGCAAGAGCCCAGGGTTGAGcgtggagcagagcagggactcTGGTGGATCTGTGCCACATTCCTCACCACAGGACTGCTAAGTCCCTGGGAAGTGCCCATTCACTGGGgcaccctgctgccagcagttgtttctcacTTCCCACTCCACATTAATGTTTAATCTCCAGCATTTCaaatgctttgcatttcagtAGGAGCAGGGAGCTTGTCTCtcatggcagcagtgccaggagtcCAGGACAGGAGAAGGATCTTGAATGGAAGCACAAACTGGAGAGGTTTctcaccacagctctgctgactgCTACTACCAAAACCCCATTCTTACAGGAAATTAATCCCAAGTGTTTGCTCCTCCATTCTGCCACAGTTCACCTCAAACACAACTGGATTTGGAGCCTTTCAGTGGCtagggcagctccagctgccacagGCAAGAGCTCGGTCAGCAATTGCAAAGGGACCCTCAAAACACCCTATCTTGTTTTCATTCATGGAACTAGTGGGATTCTCAACCCTGCAAGAGGCAGAAGCAACCATAACCCTGGCCTTTCCTCCCTAGGACTTTCAAAATAAGCCAAGGTTTTGTGTGTCTGTTGAAATTACCTTCCAAGGCACTGATTTAACAGAGAGAAATTCATCAGGAATTAGAAATGgacacaaaatttaaattaatgattCCTATTCCTCCATCCCTTACTCTTCTCATCAGCCAGCAACACTCCCCCCATGtgacagaaaagagaaggaacacTCAAGTTAGGGTTAAACTGTGTTTCTCTTTCCAGGCCAAACTGAGGAAGCACATCCAGAACCCCAGCGCTTCAGAGCTGGTGCATTTCCTATTTGGGCCACTGGAACTGGTAAATCTTATTCCCAGGTCTCACTGGGAactccctttttatttttacttcacaCTTACAAGCAGACAGATTGTGCAGAAGGGTTAGAAAACTGCTCACTCCTGGCCACAGCTTTCTCAGGAACTTCCAGAAGTGATGCTGGTTGTTCCTGGCCTCTGATCTGGTTTGCAGCTTAAAGTAAATACAGGAACCCCAGCTAATCTTTCCATCCAATCAATAAAGCATTACTGTGAGCAAAAGGGACAGTTAGCTGGGGTTCCCACTGGGAATCTTTCTGGTGTCACCTTCAGGCAAACACAGCTCAGGATTTACACTGAAAATACTTGGAAGCAGAAATCCCAACTTGAAAAAGGAGCCAGAAAGGATACAGGAATAGCAAGATACTTTCCATTTTTTGAAGTGTCAGCTTGTGACACTTCACTTGTCTGTAGCAACAGCTCATTTATAGATCAATCTTACTTTGACTCcaatctaaaaaaaattcatattccCCTGAACTGTCCAGTCTCCTTCAAAGACTTAGGCTGGTGTTTCTTGAGGTGACTGAGCTGATCCAAGGATCAGCTTTGTCTTTGATTCCTGCTCCTTTGTGTGTCCCTGGTTTGACATTTTGACCGTTTCCTGCAAGTTCTCTCCTCTTTGTGTGGTTTGTGTGTGACCCAGATCATCAATAGCTGTGGTGGCCCCGAGCTGGCCCGGTCTGTCCTCAGCCCACTGCTTTCTAAAGATGCCACCGATTTCCTGAGAGGACACCTGACACCCAAAGAGATAAACCTCTGGGATTCCCTGGGGGAGACATGGACCAGATCCAGGTGAGGACAGAACTGCCGTCTCCACAGGCTCCCTAGGCAGAGGGGATGCTTGGATGCCCTGatgctcctgcttctcctttgaGGGGATGCTCTCAAAGACACATTCCTGTGAATGTCATCTGATATTTCCACTTTGTATCCTAGAGCTGAGTGGCCTCGAGACGCGAACATCCCCACCTACATCCCCAAATTCCGCAATGGCTGGGAACCACCCACAGAAATCTTCCGTGGAGCTCCCTGGGAAATAGACATCGGACACTTGCAAGAGGAGGTTAGTCCTGTGTCCCTTGGGatcctctcttccctctccctcccctttctCCAGAGAGATGGAGCTGAGGGGGGTGTGGTGGTGTACAACAAGTAGTTGGATCAAAACTCAGTTGGATCTGGTCGCTCCAGCAACCAGAGTGTTAAATACGGAAAGCAAATtgtgaggctggaaaagggcagCAATAATCAGCCTCTCCCGACTCAAGACAACAGGACCCTACAATGTCACTGAGCTCCAGGGACACAGGCTTCCCTGAAGAACATCTTGACCAAAAGCTGCCAGGCCACAACTCATCTCCCACTAGgcctctccttttctccaatCAGCTTTCCCCTTTCCTGGTAACACTGACTCCATGTCtgcctttccagctctcctcaGCCAATGGATATCCTTACCGGAACTCCTCACTCAAGCGTGGCCAGAC
The DNA window shown above is from Camarhynchus parvulus chromosome 5, STF_HiC, whole genome shotgun sequence and carries:
- the EPS8L2 gene encoding epidermal growth factor receptor kinase substrate 8-like protein 2 isoform X1, coding for MSHKGSLNSNPGSANGSMGKAEGASKLSAKDLYEQRKKYSNSNIIMHETSQYHVQHLATFIMDKSESITTVDDAIRKLILLNSKEKIWTQEMLLQVNDKSIRLLDCETQEELEDFPLPTVQHCQTVLNQMRYSSILLLVCQDSEQHKPDIHFFNCDEVEAEMVHEDIESALADHKHGKKIRPQTLKANQEKIKQRQSILPPPQGPAPIPIQHDMRGSAMNRNRVAPPSQHDPDYDRRSSGSHDHEESRAMLAQKIEKETQILNCTLDDIEVFVARLQKAAEAFRQLNQRKKGKKNKKKGPAEGMLTLRARPPSEAEFIDCFQKTKLAFNLLAKLRKHIQNPSASELVHFLFGPLELIINSCGGPELARSVLSPLLSKDATDFLRGHLTPKEINLWDSLGETWTRSRAEWPRDANIPTYIPKFRNGWEPPTEIFRGAPWEIDIGHLQEELSSANGYPYRNSSLKRGQTAEQTQPGDAFKQNVTPHGNRNFEAQGVAVPRRFAKIRYDFTARNANELSVLKDEILEVLEDNKQWWKLLNRSGQAGYVPYNILDVVTLEELEQQSNQRYKGDLSPRGYGPSSPTHKLPASYAGDKWGSEMLSRNSTQDAKEQLIHQMDELNDELLKKITNNKIQPPHRNFKVEKPQQVFVPLTFESSTEEVKAWLEAKSFSKETVEHLGILTGAQLFSLNREELKKVCGDEGNRVYSKITVEKNQLEKSRGESELQEIMKRRQERIDSAN
- the EPS8L2 gene encoding epidermal growth factor receptor kinase substrate 8-like protein 2 isoform X2, translated to MSHKGSLNSNPGSANGSMGKAEGASKLSAKDLYEQRKKYSNSNIIMHETSQYHVQHLATFIMDKSESITTVDDAIRKLILLNSKEKIWTQEMLLQVNDKSIRLLDCETQEELEDFPLPTVQHCQTVLNQMRYSSILLLVCQDSEQHKPDIHFFNCDEVEAEMVHEDIESALADHKHGKKIRPQTLKANQEKIKQRQSILPPPQGPAPIPIQHDMRGSAMNRNRVAPPSQHDPDYDRRSSGSHDHEESRAMLAQKIEKETQILNCTLDDIEVFVARLQKAAEAFRQLNQRKKGKKNKKKGPAEGMLTLRARPPSEAEFIDCFQKTKLAFNLLAKLRKHIQNPSASELVHFLFGPLELIINSCGGPELARSVLSPLLSKDATDFLRGHLTPKEINLWDSLGETWTRSRAEWPRDANIPTYIPKFRNGWEPPTEIFRGAPWEIDIGHLQEELSSANGYPYRNSSLKRGQTAEQTQPGDAFKQNVTPHGNRNFEAQGVAVPRRFAKIRYDFTARNANELSVLKDEILEVLEDNKQWWKLLNRSGQAGYVPYNILDVVTLEELEQSNQRYKGDLSPRGYGPSSPTHKLPASYAGDKWGSEMLSRNSTQDAKEQLIHQMDELNDELLKKITNNKIQPPHRNFKVEKPQQVFVPLTFESSTEEVKAWLEAKSFSKETVEHLGILTGAQLFSLNREELKKVCGDEGNRVYSKITVEKNQLEKSRGESELQEIMKRRQERIDSAN